One Actinospica robiniae DSM 44927 genomic region harbors:
- the hemG gene encoding protoporphyrinogen oxidase, translating into MSEPAAGAPARVRLLVVGGGITGLAAARAGLDAGLAVTLLEASGRYGGKLALGHVAGSSVDLGAESILARRPEGVALAKAVGLGEDLVHPATTAAGVWSRGELHPLPAGQLMGVPGDLRALGASGLLGPRGLARVQADRVMPKTPVTEDVSVGEYVGRRLGREVVDRLVEPLLGGVYAGHADRLSLRATVPQLVPLAEAGTPLTTGVRDLLAVGAATSSAAGEAPKPVFAGIRGGVGRLPAAVAADVAGRGAELRTGVGVAAVRRAAAGWQVSLTDGTALETDLLVLAVPAYVARGLLADVAPAGAAGLAEIEYASMAIATFAFHRSAFTDVPPGSGFLVPPVDGRAIKAATFSSIKWPWLAHSSGEMVVLRASLGRLGESEILEREDDEIATVALADLADAVGLTARPVDRQVQRWTEALPQYAVGHLDRVGRLRAALPAGIAVAGAAYDGVGIPACIASAARAVEDLTEGNAPS; encoded by the coding sequence ATGTCAGAGCCAGCGGCCGGCGCGCCCGCCCGAGTCCGGCTGCTCGTGGTCGGCGGCGGCATCACCGGCCTCGCCGCCGCGCGGGCCGGTCTGGACGCGGGGCTGGCGGTCACCCTGCTCGAGGCCTCCGGCCGCTACGGCGGCAAGCTCGCGCTCGGGCACGTGGCCGGCAGCTCGGTGGACCTGGGCGCGGAGTCGATCCTGGCCCGCCGGCCCGAGGGCGTCGCGCTGGCGAAGGCGGTCGGGCTCGGCGAGGACCTGGTGCACCCGGCCACCACCGCGGCCGGGGTGTGGAGCCGCGGCGAGCTGCATCCGCTGCCGGCCGGCCAGCTCATGGGCGTGCCCGGGGACCTGCGCGCGCTGGGCGCCAGCGGCCTGCTCGGCCCGCGCGGCCTGGCCCGCGTGCAGGCGGACCGGGTGATGCCCAAGACTCCGGTCACCGAGGACGTCTCGGTGGGCGAGTACGTCGGCCGCCGGCTCGGCCGCGAGGTGGTCGACCGCCTGGTCGAACCGCTGCTCGGCGGCGTCTACGCCGGCCACGCCGACCGGCTCTCGCTGCGGGCCACCGTGCCCCAGCTGGTCCCGCTGGCCGAGGCCGGCACTCCGCTGACCACCGGCGTGCGCGACCTGCTGGCCGTCGGCGCCGCAACGAGCTCCGCCGCCGGCGAGGCGCCCAAGCCGGTGTTCGCCGGCATCCGCGGCGGCGTGGGCCGGCTGCCCGCCGCCGTGGCCGCGGACGTGGCCGGCCGCGGCGCCGAGCTGCGCACCGGGGTCGGGGTCGCCGCGGTGCGGCGTGCCGCGGCGGGCTGGCAGGTCTCGCTCACCGACGGGACCGCGCTAGAGACGGACCTGCTGGTGCTCGCCGTGCCGGCGTACGTCGCCCGCGGCCTGCTGGCCGATGTCGCGCCGGCCGGCGCGGCCGGGCTCGCCGAGATCGAGTACGCCTCGATGGCCATCGCCACCTTCGCCTTCCACCGCAGCGCCTTCACCGACGTGCCGCCCGGCTCCGGCTTCCTGGTTCCGCCGGTGGACGGCCGCGCGATCAAGGCCGCGACCTTCTCCAGCATCAAGTGGCCCTGGCTCGCCCACAGCAGCGGGGAGATGGTCGTCCTGCGCGCCTCGCTCGGCCGGCTCGGCGAGAGCGAGATCCTCGAGCGTGAGGACGACGAGATCGCCACGGTGGCGCTGGCCGACCTGGCCGACGCCGTGGGCCTCACCGCCCGGCCGGTGGACCGGCAGGTGCAGCGCTGGACCGAGGCCCTGCCGCAGTACGCCGTGGGCCACCTGGACCGGGTCGGGCGCCTGCGCGCCGCCCTGCCCGCCGGGATCGCGGTCGCCGGGGCCGCGTACGACGGCGTCGGCATCCCCGCCTGCATCGCCTCGGCCGCCCGCGCGGTCGAGGACCTGACCGAAGGGAACGCACCATCATGA
- the hemQ gene encoding hydrogen peroxide-dependent heme synthase: MTDTDTGAAGTSAVPPAATAAAAESAPGTTAPSTERPVSRKARELNDEIRYTSWSVFKAVAELPEDEGLRIGYAEEVLQLFTKLAADRDVVVRGTYDTAGLRADADLMIWAHGPTAEALQELYSSFRKTLLGQCCEPVWSSMALHRPAEFNKSHIPAYLAGEAARDWACVYPFVRSYEWYLLPDEERRALLAEHGKMSREYPDVRANTVPAFALGDYEWLLCFEANDLHRIVDLMRHLRGSETRRHVRVEIPFYTGRRKPLEEIVRVLP, encoded by the coding sequence ATGACCGACACCGACACCGGCGCCGCGGGCACCTCGGCGGTGCCCCCGGCCGCCACCGCGGCGGCCGCCGAGTCCGCGCCCGGCACGACCGCGCCGTCCACCGAGCGCCCGGTCAGCCGCAAGGCCCGGGAGCTGAACGACGAGATCCGCTACACCAGCTGGTCGGTGTTCAAGGCCGTGGCCGAGCTGCCCGAGGACGAGGGCCTGCGCATCGGCTACGCCGAGGAGGTGCTGCAGCTGTTCACCAAGCTCGCGGCGGACCGCGACGTGGTGGTGCGCGGCACCTACGACACGGCCGGCCTGCGCGCCGACGCCGACCTGATGATCTGGGCGCACGGCCCGACCGCGGAGGCGCTGCAGGAGCTCTACTCCTCGTTCCGCAAGACGCTGCTGGGCCAGTGCTGCGAGCCGGTGTGGTCGAGCATGGCGCTGCACCGGCCGGCCGAGTTCAACAAGAGCCACATCCCGGCCTACCTGGCCGGCGAGGCCGCGCGCGACTGGGCCTGCGTCTACCCGTTCGTCCGCTCGTACGAGTGGTACCTGCTGCCGGACGAGGAGCGCCGCGCGCTGCTGGCCGAGCACGGCAAGATGTCGCGTGAGTACCCTGACGTGCGCGCGAACACGGTGCCCGCCTTCGCCCTTGGCGACTACGAGTGGCTGCTGTGCTTCGAGGCGAACGACCTGCACCGGATCGTGGACCTGATGCGCCACCTGCGCGGCTCGGAGACCCGCCGGCACGTCCGGGTGGAGATCCCGTTCTACACCGGGCGGCGCAAGCCGCTCGAGGAGATCGTCAGGGTGCTGCCGTAG
- a CDS encoding agmatine deiminase family protein gives MTVPAELGFRMPAEWARHERTWMAWPTEGYTLGDEPDDAYRAWSQVANTIARHEPVTMVVDPAARASAELWLDAAVRQVERPLNDAWMRDIGPTFLVGDGGELAVADWVFNGWGAQEWAQWDKDSKIAEEVAGLAGARRFASRMVNEGGGIHVDGEGTVLITETVQLDPGRNKDWTKEQVERELRDFLGVRKVIWLPRGLTRDYGEFGTRGHVDIVAAFVQPGVVVVHTQPDPAHPDHEVGRENAALLRASTDAKGRHLEVVEIPAPTILAEADGEPVDYSYINHYLGNGFVLLCGFDDPRDQEAAAILGKLLPGRTVELVDARPVFERGGGIHCITQQQPA, from the coding sequence ATGACCGTCCCGGCAGAGCTCGGATTCCGCATGCCGGCCGAGTGGGCGAGGCACGAGCGCACCTGGATGGCCTGGCCCACCGAGGGATACACGCTCGGCGACGAGCCGGACGACGCCTACCGCGCCTGGTCGCAGGTCGCGAACACGATCGCGCGCCACGAGCCGGTGACGATGGTGGTGGACCCGGCGGCCCGCGCGTCCGCGGAGCTCTGGCTCGACGCGGCGGTGCGGCAGGTCGAGCGGCCGCTGAACGACGCCTGGATGCGCGACATCGGCCCGACCTTCCTGGTCGGCGACGGCGGGGAGCTCGCCGTGGCCGACTGGGTGTTCAACGGCTGGGGCGCGCAGGAGTGGGCGCAGTGGGATAAGGACTCGAAGATCGCCGAGGAGGTCGCCGGCCTGGCCGGCGCGCGGCGCTTCGCGTCCCGGATGGTCAACGAGGGCGGCGGAATCCACGTCGACGGCGAGGGCACGGTGCTGATCACCGAGACCGTGCAGCTCGACCCGGGCCGTAACAAGGACTGGACGAAGGAACAGGTCGAGCGGGAGCTGCGGGACTTCCTCGGCGTGCGGAAGGTCATCTGGCTCCCGCGCGGCCTCACCCGCGACTACGGCGAGTTCGGCACCCGCGGCCACGTCGACATCGTCGCCGCGTTCGTCCAGCCCGGCGTCGTCGTCGTGCACACCCAGCCCGATCCGGCCCACCCCGACCACGAGGTCGGCAGGGAGAACGCCGCGCTGTTGCGCGCCTCCACCGACGCCAAGGGCCGCCACCTCGAAGTGGTCGAGATCCCGGCCCCGACGATCCTGGCCGAAGCCGACGGGGAGCCGGTCGACTACTCGTACATCAACCACTACCTCGGCAACGGCTTCGTCCTGCTCTGCGGTTTCGACGACCCGCGCGACCAGGAGGCCGCCGCCATCCTCGGCAAGCTGCTGCCCGGCCGCACCGTCGAGCTCGTGGACGCCCGCCCCGTCTTCGAGCGCGGCGGCGGCATCCACTGCATCACCCAGCAGCAGCCGGCGTAG
- the hemE gene encoding uroporphyrinogen decarboxylase, with protein MSGTPRSQPQPAADSAFLRACRRQPVPHTPVWFMRQAGRSLPEYHKARAGVPMLDSCFMPELVAEITMQPVRRYGVDAAVYFSDIVVPLRAIGLDVEIKPGVGPVIADPVRTAADLDRLRVPTPEELAPISAAVRLLTAELGATPLIGFAGAPFTLASYLIEGGPSKGHELTKAMMYGDPGLFTALLDRIADITTAFLTAQIDAGASAVQLFDSWVGAVAPEDYRRHVQPASAKVFAAVASRDVPRIHFGVGTGELLRDLGEAGADVVGVDWRVPLDEAARRVGPGKALQGNLDPAVLFAPPAALDAAVQRVLDQAAGLEGHVFNLGHGVPPNADPDRLARVVEYVHEHTRAGS; from the coding sequence GTGAGTGGTACGCCCCGATCCCAGCCCCAGCCCGCGGCCGACTCGGCCTTCCTGCGGGCCTGCCGCCGCCAGCCTGTCCCGCACACCCCGGTGTGGTTCATGCGCCAGGCCGGCCGTTCCCTGCCGGAGTATCACAAGGCGCGCGCGGGTGTGCCGATGCTCGACTCCTGCTTCATGCCCGAGCTCGTCGCCGAGATCACAATGCAGCCGGTGCGCCGCTACGGCGTGGACGCCGCGGTCTACTTCAGCGACATCGTGGTGCCGCTGCGGGCGATCGGGCTCGACGTCGAGATCAAGCCCGGCGTCGGCCCCGTCATCGCCGACCCGGTGCGCACCGCCGCGGACCTCGACCGTCTGCGCGTGCCCACACCGGAGGAGCTCGCCCCGATCTCCGCCGCCGTCCGGCTGCTGACCGCCGAGCTCGGCGCCACGCCGCTGATCGGCTTCGCCGGCGCGCCCTTCACCCTGGCCAGCTACCTGATCGAGGGCGGCCCGTCGAAGGGGCACGAGCTGACCAAGGCCATGATGTACGGCGACCCCGGCCTGTTCACCGCGCTGCTCGACCGGATCGCCGACATCACCACCGCGTTCCTTACCGCGCAGATCGACGCCGGCGCGAGCGCCGTGCAGCTGTTCGACTCCTGGGTCGGCGCGGTGGCGCCCGAGGACTACCGCCGCCACGTCCAGCCCGCCTCGGCCAAGGTCTTCGCCGCGGTCGCCTCGCGCGACGTGCCACGGATCCACTTCGGCGTCGGCACCGGCGAGCTGCTGCGCGACCTCGGCGAGGCCGGCGCGGACGTGGTCGGCGTGGACTGGCGCGTCCCGCTGGACGAGGCCGCCCGCCGGGTCGGCCCGGGCAAGGCGCTGCAGGGCAACCTCGACCCCGCCGTCCTGTTCGCCCCGCCCGCCGCCCTCGACGCGGCCGTGCAGCGGGTGCTGGACCAGGCCGCCGGGCTGGAGGGCCACGTGTTCAACCTGGGCCACGGCGTCCCGCCGAACGCCGATCCGGACCGGCTCGCCCGCGTCGTCGAATACGTACACGAACACACCCGCGCCGGGAGCTGA
- a CDS encoding response regulator transcription factor: MSVLVDHAASMLAYRPAKLTAMVVVHDPRVRTSVTRHLWALGVRDVVEASTIAEARSRMATVRDIAVVDVHLPDGPGLALLAEMRTAGWNSAVAISTADDTNAVRAALASGVRGYVVTGARTLPQARPGLNGMNGPGGLGQLPPHLRERRLAAMSGQAGTMAALAQGSIPNTMNAGVRELSAREIEVLRLVADGRSNKAIGQTMGLSALTVKSHLARIARKLGTGDRAGMVAVAMRGGIIA; the protein is encoded by the coding sequence GTGTCCGTCCTCGTCGACCACGCCGCGAGCATGCTGGCCTATCGACCGGCCAAGCTGACCGCGATGGTAGTAGTGCACGACCCCCGCGTTCGCACCTCCGTCACCCGGCACCTGTGGGCTCTCGGCGTCCGCGACGTCGTGGAGGCCTCGACCATCGCCGAGGCAAGAAGCCGGATGGCCACGGTGCGCGATATCGCCGTCGTGGACGTGCACCTGCCCGACGGGCCGGGGCTGGCGCTGCTGGCGGAGATGCGCACGGCCGGGTGGAACAGCGCGGTGGCCATCTCCACCGCCGACGACACCAACGCGGTCCGCGCGGCGCTCGCCTCCGGGGTCCGCGGCTACGTCGTCACCGGCGCGCGCACCCTGCCGCAGGCGCGGCCCGGCCTGAACGGCATGAACGGCCCGGGCGGCCTCGGCCAGCTCCCGCCGCACCTGCGCGAGCGCCGGCTGGCCGCGATGAGCGGGCAGGCCGGGACGATGGCGGCGCTGGCCCAGGGCTCGATCCCGAACACCATGAACGCGGGCGTGCGCGAGCTGTCCGCGCGCGAGATCGAGGTGCTGCGGCTGGTCGCGGACGGCCGGTCGAACAAGGCGATCGGGCAGACCATGGGCCTGAGCGCGCTGACCGTGAAGAGCCACCTGGCCAGGATCGCCCGCAAGCTCGGCACCGGCGACCGGGCCGGCATGGTCGCGGTGGCCATGCGGGGCGGGATCATCGCCTGA
- a CDS encoding urease subunit alpha — protein sequence MSTVDRNGLADAFGPFDAERYICVHGPRVGDRVLLGDSGLIARVDFDSQHPGDEFLAGFGKTARDGLHLKAAAVRETCDLVISNVLVIDAVLGIGKTSIGVRDGRIHAIGRAGNPDTVPGVEVVVGTGTTIVSGEGLIATAGAVDTHVHLLSPRIMEASLASGVTTIIGQEFGPVWGVGVNSPWALRHAFNAFDAWPVNIGFLARGSSSNPDPLLEALVEGGASGFKVHEDMGAHTRALDTALRVAEEHDVQVALHTDGLNECLSVEDTLAVLDGRTIHAYHIEGCGGGHVPNVLRLAGVANVIGSSTNPTLPFGRDALGEHFGMIVSAHDLKPDLPGDAAMARDRIRAGTMGAEDVLHDLGVIPITSSDAQGMGRAGETVRRTFAVAAKMKAELGGLDGAAPGPHDNDRILRYIAKLTVNPARAHGLAHEIGSLEVGKLADVVLWRPDSFGAKPQLVLKAGFPAYGVVGDPNAATDRCQPLVLGPQFGAHGATAADLSVAFVSGAAADAESDRFPSRRRRVAVRAARGIGPAAMVRNARLGLVEVAPATGLVTLDGDPVSSPPAETVPLSRLYFL from the coding sequence ATGAGCACTGTCGACCGCAACGGCCTCGCCGACGCCTTCGGCCCCTTCGACGCGGAGCGCTACATCTGCGTGCACGGCCCGCGGGTGGGCGACCGCGTGCTGCTCGGTGACAGTGGCCTGATCGCCCGGGTCGACTTCGATTCGCAGCACCCCGGCGACGAGTTCCTGGCCGGCTTCGGCAAGACCGCGCGCGACGGGCTGCACCTGAAGGCCGCGGCCGTGCGCGAGACCTGCGACCTGGTGATCAGCAACGTCCTGGTGATCGACGCGGTCCTCGGCATCGGCAAGACCTCGATCGGCGTGCGGGACGGGCGGATCCACGCCATCGGCCGGGCCGGGAACCCGGACACGGTGCCCGGGGTGGAGGTGGTCGTCGGCACCGGCACCACGATCGTCTCCGGCGAGGGCCTGATCGCAACCGCCGGCGCCGTCGACACCCACGTGCACCTGCTCTCGCCGCGGATCATGGAGGCCTCGCTGGCCTCCGGCGTGACCACGATCATCGGCCAGGAGTTCGGCCCGGTCTGGGGCGTCGGGGTCAACTCGCCGTGGGCGCTGCGGCACGCGTTCAACGCGTTCGACGCCTGGCCGGTCAACATCGGCTTCCTGGCCCGCGGCTCGTCCTCGAACCCTGATCCGCTGCTGGAGGCGCTGGTCGAGGGCGGGGCGAGCGGCTTCAAGGTGCACGAGGACATGGGCGCGCACACCCGCGCGCTCGACACCGCGCTGCGGGTGGCCGAGGAACACGACGTGCAGGTCGCGCTGCACACCGACGGACTCAACGAGTGCCTGTCGGTGGAGGACACCCTGGCCGTGCTCGACGGCCGCACCATCCACGCGTACCACATCGAGGGCTGCGGGGGCGGCCACGTGCCGAACGTGCTGCGGCTGGCCGGGGTGGCGAACGTCATCGGCTCCTCCACCAACCCCACCCTGCCCTTCGGCCGGGACGCGCTCGGCGAGCACTTCGGCATGATCGTCTCAGCCCACGACCTCAAGCCCGACCTGCCCGGCGACGCGGCGATGGCCCGGGACCGGATCCGGGCCGGCACCATGGGCGCCGAGGACGTGCTGCACGACCTCGGCGTCATCCCGATCACCTCCTCCGACGCGCAGGGCATGGGCCGGGCCGGGGAGACCGTGCGGCGCACCTTCGCGGTGGCGGCCAAGATGAAGGCCGAACTCGGCGGCCTGGACGGCGCGGCCCCCGGCCCGCACGACAACGACAGGATCCTGCGTTACATCGCCAAGCTGACGGTGAACCCGGCCCGGGCGCACGGCCTCGCGCACGAGATCGGCTCGCTCGAGGTGGGCAAGCTGGCCGACGTGGTGCTGTGGCGGCCCGACTCCTTCGGCGCGAAGCCGCAGCTGGTGCTCAAGGCCGGGTTCCCGGCGTACGGCGTGGTGGGCGATCCCAACGCGGCCACCGACCGCTGCCAGCCGCTGGTGCTCGGCCCGCAGTTCGGCGCGCACGGCGCGACCGCGGCCGACCTGTCCGTGGCCTTCGTCTCCGGTGCCGCGGCCGACGCCGAGTCCGACCGCTTCCCGTCCCGGCGCCGCCGGGTCGCCGTGCGCGCCGCCCGCGGCATCGGCCCGGCCGCGATGGTGCGCAACGCCCGGCTCGGCCTGGTCGAGGTGGCCCCGGCCACCGGTCTGGTCACCCTCGACGGCGACCCGGTCAGCTCGCCGCCGGCCGAGACGGTGCCGCTCTCCCGCCTGTACTTCCTCTGA
- a CDS encoding DUF3000 domain-containing protein, with amino-acid sequence MNRHPHPPGAGRAAASTAPGLADDAVPEVFAAAVGGISALRPPAGIEFEPLPAPRRLAAHSHALSASVTEPGPEEELELGSGRFVLLYEPAGHEEWQGSWRCVTLLQAEIEAEIAQDPLLPEVTWSWLSEALSELGYAALGGTVTRCASAGFGELADQGMSTSVELRASWSPLPPEPADGPRRPGNRMWTPATAWPGLAAHVEAWSRCLAQAVGLPPELAGVARLPRVGG; translated from the coding sequence ATGAACCGGCATCCGCATCCGCCAGGCGCCGGCCGCGCCGCGGCGTCCACCGCCCCGGGCCTCGCGGACGACGCGGTGCCGGAGGTGTTCGCGGCGGCCGTCGGCGGCATCTCGGCCCTGCGGCCGCCGGCCGGGATCGAGTTCGAGCCGCTGCCCGCGCCGCGCCGGCTGGCCGCGCACAGCCACGCGCTCTCCGCCTCGGTGACCGAGCCGGGCCCGGAGGAAGAGCTCGAACTCGGCTCCGGGCGCTTCGTGCTGCTCTACGAGCCGGCCGGACACGAGGAATGGCAGGGCAGCTGGCGCTGCGTCACGCTGCTGCAGGCCGAGATCGAGGCCGAGATCGCGCAGGATCCGCTGCTGCCCGAGGTGACCTGGTCCTGGCTGTCCGAGGCCCTGTCCGAGCTCGGATACGCCGCGCTGGGCGGCACCGTGACCCGCTGCGCCTCGGCCGGTTTCGGCGAGCTCGCGGACCAGGGCATGAGCACCTCGGTCGAGCTGCGCGCGTCCTGGTCGCCGCTCCCGCCGGAGCCGGCCGACGGCCCGCGCCGGCCCGGAAACCGGATGTGGACCCCGGCCACGGCCTGGCCCGGGCTAGCCGCGCACGTCGAGGCCTGGTCGCGCTGCCTCGCCCAGGCCGTGGGCCTGCCGCCGGAGCTCGCCGGCGTCGCCCGGCTGCCCCGCGTCGGCGGCTGA
- the lhgO gene encoding L-2-hydroxyglutarate oxidase yields MRHAVVVGGGVVGLATARELSLARGWHVTVLEKEAHWAAHQTGHNSGVIHAGLYYRPGSLKARMAVAGNASMAAYAQAAGVPAQVCGKLVVATDESELPRLRKLAENAEANGVPAELIDPARAREYEPEVACVAALRVESTGIVDFGAVCRAFAAELAEHGADLRTSSRVTGIRATDAGVTVQTETGHVHADALVNCAGLYSDRVARMAGLRPSARIVPFRGEYYELAPHRRDLVRGLIYPVPDPRFPFLGVHLTRMIDGSVHAGPNAVLALRREGYRRRDFSAADLLQTLAYPGTWRLGGKYWRAGLDEVLRSFSRERFARSLARLVPAITAADLVPAGAGVRAQALTRDGALVDDFVIEWAPRQVHVLNAPSPAATGSLEIARHVADLLTDAVD; encoded by the coding sequence GTGAGACACGCCGTCGTCGTGGGCGGGGGAGTCGTCGGACTCGCCACCGCCCGGGAACTCTCGCTGGCCCGAGGCTGGCACGTCACCGTGCTGGAGAAGGAGGCGCACTGGGCCGCGCACCAGACCGGCCACAACAGCGGCGTCATCCACGCCGGGCTCTACTACCGCCCCGGCAGCCTCAAGGCGCGGATGGCGGTGGCCGGCAACGCCTCCATGGCCGCGTACGCGCAGGCGGCCGGGGTACCGGCGCAGGTGTGCGGAAAGCTGGTGGTGGCCACGGACGAGTCCGAGCTGCCGCGGCTGCGCAAGCTCGCCGAGAACGCCGAGGCGAACGGGGTGCCGGCCGAGCTGATCGACCCGGCCCGGGCCCGCGAGTACGAGCCCGAAGTGGCCTGCGTCGCCGCGCTGCGGGTGGAGAGCACCGGCATCGTGGACTTCGGCGCGGTCTGCCGGGCCTTCGCCGCCGAGCTCGCCGAGCACGGCGCTGACCTGCGCACCTCCAGCCGCGTCACCGGCATCCGGGCGACCGACGCCGGGGTGACGGTGCAGACCGAGACAGGCCACGTGCACGCCGACGCGCTGGTCAACTGCGCCGGGCTCTACAGCGACCGGGTGGCCCGGATGGCCGGGCTGCGCCCGAGCGCGCGGATCGTGCCGTTCCGGGGCGAGTACTACGAACTGGCGCCGCATCGGCGCGATCTCGTCCGAGGCCTGATCTACCCGGTGCCCGACCCGCGCTTCCCGTTCCTGGGCGTGCACCTGACCCGGATGATCGACGGCAGCGTGCACGCCGGCCCCAACGCGGTGCTGGCGTTGCGCCGGGAGGGTTACCGCCGCCGCGACTTCTCCGCGGCGGACCTCCTGCAGACGCTCGCCTACCCCGGCACCTGGCGGCTCGGCGGGAAGTACTGGCGGGCCGGGCTGGACGAGGTGCTGCGCTCGTTCTCGCGCGAGCGGTTCGCCCGCAGCCTGGCCCGGCTGGTGCCCGCGATCACCGCGGCGGACCTGGTGCCGGCCGGCGCCGGGGTGCGCGCGCAGGCGCTGACCCGGGACGGCGCGCTGGTCGACGACTTCGTGATCGAGTGGGCGCCGCGCCAGGTGCACGTGCTCAACGCGCCCTCGCCCGCGGCGACCGGCTCGCTCGAGATCGCCCGGCACGTGGCCGACCTGCTCACCGACGCGGTCGACTGA
- a CDS encoding HRDC domain-containing protein, whose product MTDTAAAHEPPAGPSSPPVEPQAVTEPAETAAAAPLLTPREGVPEVISDPAGLADAVARFAAGTGPVAVDAERASGFRYGQRAYLVQLRRQGAGTALIDPIAVPDLGALAAALGETEWVLHAASQDLPCLRELNFTPSSLFDTELGGRLAGYPRVGLGPMIEDLLGYHLEKGHSADDWSTRPLPAPWLTYAALDVELLVDLRDAVHAELTAQGKSEWAQQEFEAVRTAPPAEPRAEPWRRTSGVHRVRKARNLAVVRAIWERRDELARRRDMAPGRVLPDAAIIEAATKLPKTVHLLRALPGYSGRTRSADAVGYFAALEAALALPDRDLPHHPPRSDAPPPAKSWERSDPEAAARLAVARPAVSAIADEHHVPTENLLLPDLVRRLCWAPPADLDDEVIVEYLRKGGARPWQVELTAHVLGAALRRAAAHVV is encoded by the coding sequence GTGACCGATACCGCCGCCGCCCACGAGCCGCCCGCCGGCCCGTCCTCGCCTCCGGTCGAGCCGCAGGCCGTGACCGAGCCCGCCGAGACCGCCGCGGCCGCGCCGCTGCTGACCCCGCGCGAGGGCGTACCCGAGGTGATCTCGGATCCGGCGGGTCTGGCCGACGCGGTGGCGCGGTTCGCGGCGGGCACCGGACCGGTCGCGGTGGACGCCGAGCGGGCCTCCGGCTTCCGCTACGGCCAGCGGGCCTACCTGGTGCAGCTGCGGCGGCAGGGCGCGGGCACGGCGCTGATCGACCCGATCGCGGTGCCCGACCTGGGCGCCCTGGCGGCGGCGCTGGGCGAGACCGAATGGGTGCTGCACGCGGCGAGCCAGGACCTGCCGTGCCTGCGCGAGCTGAACTTCACCCCGTCCTCGCTGTTCGACACCGAGCTCGGCGGCCGCCTCGCCGGTTACCCGCGCGTCGGCCTCGGCCCGATGATCGAGGACCTGCTCGGCTACCACCTGGAGAAGGGCCACTCGGCCGACGACTGGTCCACCCGCCCGCTGCCGGCGCCGTGGCTGACCTACGCGGCCCTGGACGTGGAGCTGCTGGTCGACCTGCGGGACGCGGTGCACGCGGAGCTGACCGCGCAGGGCAAGTCCGAGTGGGCGCAGCAGGAGTTCGAGGCGGTGCGCACCGCGCCCCCGGCCGAGCCGCGCGCCGAGCCGTGGCGCCGCACCTCCGGCGTGCACCGGGTGCGCAAGGCACGCAACCTCGCCGTGGTCCGGGCGATCTGGGAGCGGCGGGACGAGCTCGCCCGGCGCCGGGACATGGCGCCCGGCCGGGTGCTGCCCGACGCCGCCATCATCGAGGCCGCCACGAAGCTGCCGAAGACGGTGCACCTGCTCAGAGCCCTGCCGGGCTACAGCGGCCGGACCCGCTCGGCCGACGCCGTCGGCTACTTCGCCGCGCTCGAGGCCGCCCTGGCCCTGCCCGACCGCGATCTGCCGCACCACCCGCCGCGCTCCGACGCGCCCCCGCCGGCGAAGTCCTGGGAGCGCAGCGACCCGGAAGCGGCCGCCCGCCTCGCCGTCGCCCGCCCCGCCGTCAGCGCGATCGCCGACGAGCACCACGTCCCGACCGAGAACCTGCTGCTGCCGGACCTCGTCCGCCGCCTGTGCTGGGCCCCGCCCGCCGACCTGGACGACGAGGTGATCGTCGAGTACCTGCGCAAGGGCGGCGCCCGCCCCTGGCAGGTCGAGCTGACCGCCCACGTCCTCGGCGCCGCGCTGCGCCGGGCCGCGGCGCACGTGGTGTGA
- the ureA gene encoding urease subunit gamma, whose product MRLTPTERDRLLIFTAAELARARRARGLRLNVPEAEALIADTVCEAARDGARLAEAVEAGRSILTERDVLPGVASIVTEVQVEAVFEDGTRLAVVGAPIGPGAPDGPGAVLPRDEAAYPAAPTVDPVELDVLNTAPVPVSVTSHFHFFEANPRLRFDRAAAYGRHLAVPAGSSVRFDPGATVRVVLTPIGGARVAIGFAGLVDGPLDAPGAKEAALVKAAACGYLGAGAAEEGVR is encoded by the coding sequence ATGCGATTGACACCGACCGAGCGGGATCGGCTGCTGATCTTCACCGCGGCCGAGCTCGCCCGCGCCCGCCGGGCCCGTGGCCTGCGGCTGAACGTGCCGGAGGCCGAGGCGCTGATCGCCGACACGGTCTGCGAGGCGGCCCGGGACGGCGCCCGGCTGGCCGAGGCGGTCGAGGCCGGTCGCAGCATCCTGACGGAGCGGGACGTGCTGCCGGGCGTCGCCTCGATCGTCACCGAGGTGCAGGTCGAGGCGGTGTTCGAGGACGGCACCCGGCTGGCCGTGGTCGGCGCTCCGATCGGGCCCGGCGCGCCGGACGGCCCCGGGGCGGTGCTCCCCCGGGACGAGGCCGCCTACCCGGCCGCGCCCACGGTCGACCCGGTCGAGCTCGACGTGCTCAACACCGCGCCCGTGCCCGTCTCGGTCACCTCGCACTTCCACTTCTTCGAGGCCAATCCGCGGCTGCGCTTCGACCGGGCCGCCGCCTACGGCCGCCACCTGGCCGTTCCGGCCGGTTCGTCTGTGCGCTTCGACCCCGGCGCCACCGTCCGCGTCGTGCTCACCCCGATCGGCGGGGCCCGGGTCGCCATCGGCTTCGCCGGTCTGGTCGACGGCCCGCTGGACGCCCCCGGCGCGAAGGAAGCCGCGCTGGTCAAAGCCGCGGCCTGCGGCTATCTCGGCGCCGGCGCGGCCGAGGAGGGCGTGCGATGA